One window of the Perca flavescens isolate YP-PL-M2 chromosome 5, PFLA_1.0, whole genome shotgun sequence genome contains the following:
- the c7a gene encoding complement component C7, whose product MKSITLILAALPWQLFLFTPKGFCDQRVHCQWGPYGDWSECDGCTKLQTRSRAMAVYAQFGGNPCDGARTETRSCKTTQGCPLEDGCGNWFRCLSGKCISQSLQCNGDQDCEEDGHDERGCDMDKHIVCQNSLLPPNIEELGLGFDVVSGKQRGIVINTKSFGGQCRNIYSGVHNTLYRLPLSTIQYSFMVKAQNDFSDETYTSKWHYAKDIVKRETVTGTTTGYSNYDFHETHDKTQTQKLLVLKNDIEVAQFQSNSHQYLPLSEVFWKALVKLPSVYDYAAYRKVLERFGTHYLSEGSLGGSFKIVAKIDEETETMMVRESSDYNECARTKRWVLIFPIYHVKCKKGGSPQRSSTGGHSRSNNVRKVTVQGGGITHIAALEGMRLSDPDRNWEMYSNWAESVRSFPKVIKQTLRPLSELVKEVQCAGVKRLYLRRAIEQYLTESDTCHCRPCRNNGMVVMDGDTCKCICKPGTTGLACEQGTEAEGQQGVIHGSWACWSAWSACSGVRRSRSRSCSNPTPQNGGQQCIGEPTETSDCEDQDLQYLKTMEPQCFDQTLPASQKCGNPPVLINGYILVPKDIYLVGSKVEYTCTAGYYLVGDSTLECTANQSWSTSPGLCTVSRCNIKSLTEDVIASPLQHAYAIGDTVTLSCPVGRQLLGEATIICDPSLHFSPDPAGIKCSPVSTPQQPSPSVQCKPWEKSSRGKCVCKMPFECSSSLEVCATTFVNRKSVLLNVCKMHALQCIGKNYTIAEDSTCKWPEHNTTDCTNCHMWEICDDQTNECRCKDSADCLTPGLNVCVQVGEDATAASQTMSECEAGLQRCKGQKVSVVSILPCGA is encoded by the exons ATGAAG AGCATTACACTCATTTTAGCAGCCTTGCCATGGCAGCTATTCCTGTTCACTCCCAAAGG GTTTTGTGACCAGAGAGTTCATTGCCAGTGGGGGCCATATGGTGACTGGTCAGAGTGTGATGGCTGCACCAAATTACAG ACAAGAAGCCGAGCCATGGCTGTCTACGCTCAGTTTGGAGGGAACCCCTGCGATGGGGCGCGAACTGAGACCAGGTCTTGCAAAACCACACAAGGCTGCCCTCTAGAGGATGGATGTGGAAACTGGTTTCGCTGTTTATCGG GGAAGTGTATTAGCCAGTCTCTGCAGTGTAACGGAGATCAGGACTGTGAGGAGGATGGACACGACGAACGTGGCTGTGACATGGATAAACACATTGTATGTCAAAACTCGCTTCTCCCGCCAAATATTGAAGAACTAGGACTCGG GTTTGATGTGGTGTCAGGGAAGCAGAGGGGCATTGTCATCAACACAAAGAGCTTTGGGGGACAGTGTCGCAACATCTACAGCGGTGTCCACAACACTCTCTACAGACTGCCCCTTAGTACTATCCAGTACAGCTTTATG GTCAAAGCTCAGAATGACTTCAGTGATGAGACGTACACCAGTAAATGGCACTATGCAAAGGACATTGTCAAAAGAGAGACAGTGACCGGGACCACAACAGGATATAGCAACTATGACTTTCATGAGACACATGACAAGACTCAG ACCCAAAAGCTTTTGGTTTTAAAGAATGACATAGAGGTAGCTCAGTTCCAGAGCAACTCTCATCAGTACCTCCCATTATCAGAGGTGTTCTGGAAGGCACTGGTTAAACTCCCATCCGTCTATGACTACGCTGCCTACAGGAAGGTTTTAGAGAGGTTTGGAACACATTACCTGTCTGAGGGAAGCCTTGGAGGCTCCTTTAAGATCGTCGCCAAGATTGATGAAGAAACTGAAACAATGATGG TCAGGGAAAGTTCTGACTATAATGAATGTGCAAGGACCAAACGTTGGGTTCTTATATTCCCCATCTACCATGTGAAATGCAAGAAAGGAGGTTCTCCACAAAGATCATCCACTG GAGGTCATTCCAGGAGCAATAATGTGCGAAAGGTGACTGTGCAGGGGGGAGGCATCACACACATCGCAGCACTGGAAGGCATGAGGCTCTCTGATCCGGACAGAAACTGGGAAATGTACTCAAACTGGGCTGAGTCTGTCCGATCATTTCCAAAGGTCATAAAACAAACG CTGCGTCCGTTGTCAGAACTGGTGAAGGAGGTTCAGTGTGCTGGGGTGAAGAGGCTCTACCTCCGCAGGGCTATAGAACAGTACCTTACTGAGAGTGACACGTGCCACTGCCGGCCCTGCAGAAACAATGGCATGGTTGTCATGGATGGAGATACATGCAAATGCATCTGTAAGCCTGGCACAACAGGACTGGCCTGTGAGCAGGGAACTGAAGCGGAGGGTCAGCAGG GAGTGATCCACGGTAGTTGGGCATGCTGGTCAGCCTGGTCAGCGTGCTCTGGGGTTCGAAGGTCAAGAAGTCGTTCCTGCTCTAATCCCACTCCTCAGAACGGGGGACAACAATGTATCGGAGAACCCACTGAGACGTCAGACTGTGAAGACCAAGACCTGCAATACTTGAA AACCATGGAGCCTCAGTGCTTTGACCAAACTCTCCCAGCAAGTCAGAAGTGTGGAAACCCACCTGTTCTCATCAATGGCTACATCCTG GTCCCTAAAGACATTTACCTTGTGGGTAGTAAGGTTGAGTATACCTGCACTGCCGGTTATTATCTTGTTGGTGACAGCACCCTAGAATGCACTGCTAATCAATCCTGGTCTACCAGCCCTGGACTGTGCACAG TCTCAAGGTGCAACATTAAGTCCCTCACTGAAGACGTCATAGCCTCACCTTTACAGCATGCCTATGCCATAGGGGACACCGTCACCTTGTCCTGTCCAGTGGGTAGACAGCTACTTGGAGAAGCAACAATTATTTGTGACCCCAGTCTGCATTTTTCACCAGACCCAGCAGGAATCAAATGCAGCCCAG TCAGTACACCACAACAACCCTCTCCTTCAGTGCAATGTAAACCATGGGAGAAGTCTTCCAGAGGAAAATGTGTTTGCAAAATGCCTTTCGAATGCAG TTCATCTTTGGAGGTGTGTGCCACTACTTTCGTGAATAGAAAATCAGTCCTTCTGAATGTGTGCAAAATGCATGCACTGCAGTGTATTGGAAAGAACTACACAATAGCAGAGGACAGCACCTGCAAGTGGCCGGAGCACAACACAACAGACTGCACCAACTGTCACATGTGGGAGATCTGTGACG ATCAAACCAACGAGTGTCGCTGTAAGGACTCTGCAGATTGCTTAACCCCGGGATTAAATGTGTGCGTTCAAGTTGGGGAGGATGCGACTGCAGCGTCTCAGACCATGAGCGAGTGTGAAGCAGGACTACAGCGATGTAAGGGACAAAAGGTGTCAGTTGTCAGTATCTTACCTTGTGGTGCTTGA
- the plcxd3 gene encoding PI-PLC X domain-containing protein 3 isoform X2 → MTCQYICREKGSHDSFSFYIDEASPVGPEQPETVQNFVSVFGTVAKKLMRKWLATQTMNFTSQLEAGIRFFDLRISTKPRDPDNELFFAHGLFSATVREGLEQISSFLSAHAREVVFLDFNHFYGVQNLHHEKLVAMLKEVFGDKLCPVVFAQEVSLQYLWEKEYQVLVFYHHPMALEVPFLWPGQMMPSPWANTTDPEKLVQFLQASVTDRRRKGTFFVSQVVLTPKASTVMKGVASGLRETITERALPGMMQWIRSQRPGESGINIIIADFVELGEFISAVITLNYHMDDDEDDAT, encoded by the exons GTTCCCATGATTCCTTCAGTTTTTACATCGACGAGGCGTCTCCAGTTGGCCCCGAGCAGCCGGAAACGGTGCAGaactttgtttctgtttttgggACGGTGGCTAAGAAACTAATGAGGAAGTGGTTAGCTACACAGACTATGAACTTCACCAGCCAGCTGGAGGCTGGGATCCGCTTCTTCGACCTGCGCATCTCCACCAAGCCCCGCGACCCCGACAACGAATTGTTCTTCGCCCACGGGCTCTTCAGTGCCACG gtCAGAGAAGGTCTTGAGCAGATCAGCAGTTTCCTGTCAGCTCATGCAAGAGAGGTTGTGTTCCTGGACTTCAACCACTTTTATGGCGTGCAGAACCTGCACCATGAAAAACTGGTGGCCATGTTAAAAGAGGTGTTTGGAGACAAACTCTGCCCAGTCGTCTTCGCTCAGGAG GTGTCTCTGCAATATCTGTGGGAGAAGGAGTACCAGGTGCTTGTCTTCTACCACCACCCCATGGCCCTTGAAGTGCCCTTCCTGTGGCCAGGGCAGATGATGCCCTCTCCCTGGGCCAACACCACCGACCCAGAGAAGCTGGTTCAGTTTCTCCAGGCATCTGTCACTGACCGCAG GAGGAAGGGGACCTTCTTTGTCTCCCAGGTGGTTCTAACACCGAAGGCCAGCACTGTGATGAAGGGCGTGGCTAGCGGACTGAGAGAGACAATCACTGAAAG GGCCTTACCAGGCATGATGCAGTGGATCAGATCGCAGAGACCCGGGGAAAGCGGCATCAACATTATCATAGCTGACTTTGTGGAGCTCGGGGAATTCATCAGTGCCGTCATCACCCTCAACTATCACATGGACGATGATGAAGATGACGCCACCTGA